A stretch of Rhododendron vialii isolate Sample 1 chromosome 4a, ASM3025357v1 DNA encodes these proteins:
- the LOC131324266 gene encoding serine/threonine-protein kinase STY13-like isoform X2, which yields MDVKTDENVGENLNPENLGSEEGMLRSNSRLKSIGSLSGKNMLVKGTGSFSSKDMFFRADQIDLKSLDVQLEKHLSRVWSRNIEANRPKEEWEIDLAKLDLRYLVARGTYGTVYRATYDSQDVAVKLLDWGEDGMSTTAETAALRASFQQEVAVWHKLDHPNVTKFVGASMGTSNLKVPSESLTSLPSRACCVVVEYLPGTLKKFLYSNRKRKLALKVVIQLALDLSRGLSYLHSQNIVHRDVKAENMLLDAHRNLKIADFGVARVEAQNPQDMTGETGTLGYMAPEVLDGKPYNRKCDVYSFGVCLWEIYCCDLPYPDLSFAEVSSAVVRQHGMMMACTFSCWNP from the exons atggatgtgaaaacagATGAGAATGTTGGAGAGAATCTGAACCCCGAGAATTTGGGCAGCGAAGAGGGGATGTTGAGGTCAAATTCAAGATTGAAGAGCATAGGGAGCTTGAGTGGTAAAAATATGTTGGTGAAGGGTACCGGGAGTTTTAGTAGCAAAGACATGTTTTTTCGAGCTGACCAAATTGATCTGAAAAGCTTGGATGTTCAGTTGGAGAAGCACTTGAGCCGGGTCTGGTCGAGGAACATAGAGGCAAACAGACCAAAGGAAGAGTGGGAGATTGATCTGGCTAAGTTGGATTTAAGGTATTTGGTAGCTCGAGGCACTTACGGTACCGTTTATCGTGCTACCTATGATAGCCAAGATGTTGCAG TGAAGCTGTTAGACTGGGGAGAGGATGGCATGTCCACAACTGCTGAAACTGCTGCTTTGCGAGCATCATTTCAGCAAGAGGTTGCTGTTTGGCACAAGCTTGACCATCCAAACGTTACTAAA TTTGTTGGTGCTTCAATGGGGACCTCAAATCTTAAGGTTCCTAGTGAAAGTCTCACATCCCTTCCATCAAGAGCATGTTGTGTTGTGGTGGAGTACCTTCCTGGGACTCTTAAAAAGTTCCTGTATTCAAACAGAAAAAGGAAACTTGCCTTGAAGGTAGTGATTCAGCTTGCTTTGGACCTTTCTAGAGG ATTGAGCTATTTGCATTCACAAAACATTGTACATCGTGATGTCAAAGCTGAGAATATGTTGCTAGATGCTCATAGAAATCTTAAAATTGCTGATTTTGGTGTTGCTCGTGTGGAAGCCCAAAATCCTCAGGACATGACTGGTGAAACTGGAACCCTCGGGTACATGGCACCAGAG GTTCTTGATGGGAAGCCTTATAATCGAAAATGTGATGTCTACAGCTTCGGCGTATGTTTATGGGAAATTTATTGTTGTGATCTTCCTTACCCGGATCTTAGCTTTGCTGAAGTTTCATCTGCTGTTGTACGACAG CATGGTATGATGATGGCCTGTACTTTTTCGTGCTGGAATCCCTAA
- the LOC131324266 gene encoding serine/threonine-protein kinase STY13-like isoform X1 has translation MDVKTDENVGENLNPENLGSEEGMLRSNSRLKSIGSLSGKNMLVKGTGSFSSKDMFFRADQIDLKSLDVQLEKHLSRVWSRNIEANRPKEEWEIDLAKLDLRYLVARGTYGTVYRATYDSQDVAVKLLDWGEDGMSTTAETAALRASFQQEVAVWHKLDHPNVTKFVGASMGTSNLKVPSESLTSLPSRACCVVVEYLPGTLKKFLYSNRKRKLALKVVIQLALDLSRGLSYLHSQNIVHRDVKAENMLLDAHRNLKIADFGVARVEAQNPQDMTGETGTLGYMAPEVLDGKPYNRKCDVYSFGVCLWEIYCCDLPYPDLSFAEVSSAVVRQNLRPDIPRCCPSSVANIMKKCWDANPEKRPNMNELVSLLEAIDTSKGGGMIPEGQGGGCFCFAPARGP, from the exons atggatgtgaaaacagATGAGAATGTTGGAGAGAATCTGAACCCCGAGAATTTGGGCAGCGAAGAGGGGATGTTGAGGTCAAATTCAAGATTGAAGAGCATAGGGAGCTTGAGTGGTAAAAATATGTTGGTGAAGGGTACCGGGAGTTTTAGTAGCAAAGACATGTTTTTTCGAGCTGACCAAATTGATCTGAAAAGCTTGGATGTTCAGTTGGAGAAGCACTTGAGCCGGGTCTGGTCGAGGAACATAGAGGCAAACAGACCAAAGGAAGAGTGGGAGATTGATCTGGCTAAGTTGGATTTAAGGTATTTGGTAGCTCGAGGCACTTACGGTACCGTTTATCGTGCTACCTATGATAGCCAAGATGTTGCAG TGAAGCTGTTAGACTGGGGAGAGGATGGCATGTCCACAACTGCTGAAACTGCTGCTTTGCGAGCATCATTTCAGCAAGAGGTTGCTGTTTGGCACAAGCTTGACCATCCAAACGTTACTAAA TTTGTTGGTGCTTCAATGGGGACCTCAAATCTTAAGGTTCCTAGTGAAAGTCTCACATCCCTTCCATCAAGAGCATGTTGTGTTGTGGTGGAGTACCTTCCTGGGACTCTTAAAAAGTTCCTGTATTCAAACAGAAAAAGGAAACTTGCCTTGAAGGTAGTGATTCAGCTTGCTTTGGACCTTTCTAGAGG ATTGAGCTATTTGCATTCACAAAACATTGTACATCGTGATGTCAAAGCTGAGAATATGTTGCTAGATGCTCATAGAAATCTTAAAATTGCTGATTTTGGTGTTGCTCGTGTGGAAGCCCAAAATCCTCAGGACATGACTGGTGAAACTGGAACCCTCGGGTACATGGCACCAGAG GTTCTTGATGGGAAGCCTTATAATCGAAAATGTGATGTCTACAGCTTCGGCGTATGTTTATGGGAAATTTATTGTTGTGATCTTCCTTACCCGGATCTTAGCTTTGCTGAAGTTTCATCTGCTGTTGTACGACAG AATTTGAGGCCAGATATCCCCAGATGCTGCCCAAGTTCCGTGGCAAACATCATGAAGAAATGCTGGGATGCAAACCCTGAAAAGCGCCCCAACATGAACGAGTTAGTGAGTTTGTTAGAAGCAATTGACACTAGCAAAGGAGGGGGAATGATACCGGAAGGCCAGGGCGGTGGCTGTTTTTGCTTTGCTCCAGCTCGGGGTCCTTGA
- the LOC131324267 gene encoding protein RDM1 isoform X1 codes for MSNFPVITDQNQLQPKILNGHSKYQLDLSDWTLTAFLKTMKRPVPWNDQVDVILSDESSSSDSEADGSDNKQANKDVAIDEPAEQESSEEVVIRRAEMYQDYMKQVPIPTQRGSVIPFTSWIGLSKSIKQLYGQPLHYLTNILVKQWDQMRIGSENEDIPLDTLIHPCKAEATIWLLEETHRLTTSHHHLAKLWLSDPRPHAFIDPIFPKL; via the exons ATGTCCAATTTCCCTGTGATCACTGATCAGAATCAGCTGCAGCCAAAAATCTTAAACGG GCACTCCAAATATCAACTTGATTTGAGTGATTGGACACTT ACTGCATTCCTAAAAACCATGAAGAGGCCAGTACCATGGAATGATCAGGTGGATGTCATACTATCAGATGAATCCTCTTCTTCTGATTCCGAAGCTGATGGATCTGACAACAAGCAAGCAAACAAGGACGTCGCAATTGATGAACCTGCTGAACAGGAAAGTTCTGAAG AAGTGGTGATCAGAAGGGCGGAAATGTATCAAGACTACATGAAGCAGGTTCCGATTCCCACCCAGCGTGGCTCCGTTATTCCGTTTACCTCATGGATTGGATTATCCAAATCCATTAAGCAGTTATATGGCCAACCCCTGCATTACCTCACCAACATTCTCGTAAAACAGTGGGACCAAATGAGAATTGGCTCTGAGAATGAAGATATACCTTTGGACACCCTTATTCATCCTTGTAAAGCTGAAGCCACCATTTGGCTTCTTGAAGAAACTCATCGTCTCACGACGTCTCATCATCATCTAGCAAAACTCTGGCTCTCTGATCCGAGGCCCCATGCTTTTATCGATCCTATTTTCCCAAAGCTGTGA
- the LOC131324267 gene encoding protein RDM1 isoform X2 — MKRPVPWNDQVDVILSDESSSSDSEADGSDNKQANKDVAIDEPAEQESSEEVVIRRAEMYQDYMKQVPIPTQRGSVIPFTSWIGLSKSIKQLYGQPLHYLTNILVKQWDQMRIGSENEDIPLDTLIHPCKAEATIWLLEETHRLTTSHHHLAKLWLSDPRPHAFIDPIFPKL; from the exons ATGAAGAGGCCAGTACCATGGAATGATCAGGTGGATGTCATACTATCAGATGAATCCTCTTCTTCTGATTCCGAAGCTGATGGATCTGACAACAAGCAAGCAAACAAGGACGTCGCAATTGATGAACCTGCTGAACAGGAAAGTTCTGAAG AAGTGGTGATCAGAAGGGCGGAAATGTATCAAGACTACATGAAGCAGGTTCCGATTCCCACCCAGCGTGGCTCCGTTATTCCGTTTACCTCATGGATTGGATTATCCAAATCCATTAAGCAGTTATATGGCCAACCCCTGCATTACCTCACCAACATTCTCGTAAAACAGTGGGACCAAATGAGAATTGGCTCTGAGAATGAAGATATACCTTTGGACACCCTTATTCATCCTTGTAAAGCTGAAGCCACCATTTGGCTTCTTGAAGAAACTCATCGTCTCACGACGTCTCATCATCATCTAGCAAAACTCTGGCTCTCTGATCCGAGGCCCCATGCTTTTATCGATCCTATTTTCCCAAAGCTGTGA
- the LOC131324265 gene encoding pentatricopeptide repeat-containing protein At3g22670, mitochondrial, giving the protein MASKVKPLNAFLHCRCSKNLILFRDGIHYVNGLCNISYNSFCDMTESPKTDDSSTATESPEIPTWVKFSEKDNPLLDDPEDEFSIPTVTFWAGNRKIQDNRTDIKSIVSDIAETDVDRISKILKGQFQSPDDATQTLNGCSVNVSESLADQILKRFSYDWKPALGFFKWAKSLMGFKFSADLYNSLVDVMGKCRKFDLMWEVVEEMDQLGEGYVSLDTMAKVFRRLARAQRYKDAIEAFRTMEGYGLRKDVEAMNSLMDALVKGNSVEHAQEVYLEYKNCIHPNSHTFNILIHGWCKARQIDKARDTMEEMENHGFVPDVIAYTSVIDYYCREKDFRKVDEVLQEMEEKGCPPNPVTYTIVMHALGKAKEINEALKVYEKMTRRGCVPDCSFYSSLIYILSKAGRLKDAREVFDDMSKQGVSPDVVTYNTMITTACEHSQEENALQLLREMEKSGCKPDLRTYAPLLKMCCRKKRMKVLSFLLNHMFESDVSLELGTYSLLVHGLCKSGKLEHACVFYEAMVLRGFVPTDFTSEMLRKELEKMGMEKAKARIGELILQAGSQRRM; this is encoded by the coding sequence ATGGCTTCAAAAGTGAAACCCTTGAACGCTTTCTTGCATTGTAGGTGTTCAAAGAATTTGATCTTATTTAGAGATGGTATTCACTATGTTAATGGGTTGTGTAATATCTCATACAACTCCTTCTGCGACATGACTGAGTCACCCAAAACCGATGACTCGTCCACCGCAACTGAGTCACCCGAGATTCCCACCTGGGTTAAATTTTCGGAGAAAGACAACCCATTGTTAGATGATCCAGAGGACGAATTCTCGATTCCCACAGTAACTTTCTGGGCTGGAAATCGCAAGATTCAGGATAACAGGACTGACATCAAATCCATAGTGAGTGATATCGCGGAAACTGATGTTGATCGAATAAGTAAAATCTTGAAGGGTCAATTCCAATCTCCTGATGATGCTACGCAAACTCTAAATGGGTGTAGTGTGAATGTATCGGAGAGTTTGGCTGACCAAATATTGAAGAGATTCAGCTATGACTGGAAACCCGCGTTGGGTTTTTTCAAGTGGGCGAAATCACTAATGGGTTTTAAGTTTTCAGCTGATTTATATAACTCCTTGGTTGATGTAATGGGGAAATGTAGGAAGTTTGATCTTATGTGGGAAGTGGTGGAGGAAATGGATCAATTGGGAGAAGGTTATGTTTCACTGGACACAATGGCTAAGGTTTTCAGGAGGCTTGCAAGGGCACAAAGATACAAGGACGCAATAGAGGCATTTAGGACGATGGAGGGTTATGGTTTGAGGAAGGATGTTGAAGCTATGAACTCATTGATGGATGCATTGGTGAAGGGAAACAGTGTTGAGCATGCACAAGAAGTGTACTTAGAGTATAAGAATTGTATACATCCAAATTCTCATACTTTCAATATATTGATACATGGTTGGTGCAAAGCTAGGCAAATAGATAAAGCTAGGGATACAATGGAAGAGATGGAAAATCATGGGTTTGTTCCAGATGTGATTGCTTACACTTCTGTTATCGACTACTATTGCCGCGAAAAGGATTTTCGCAAAGTTGATGAAGTTTTACAAGAAATGGAAGAGAAGGGGTGTCCTCCGAATCCAGTGACTTACACTATTGTGATGCATGCTTTAGGGAAGGCAAAGGAAATCAATGAGGCACTGAAGGTGTATGAGAAAATGACGCGGAGAGGCTGTGTTCCCGATTGTTCGTTTTATAGCTCATTGATTTATATTCTGAGTAAGGCTGGTAGGCTCAAGGATGCCCGGGAAGTTTTTGATGATATGTCGAAGCAGGGGGTTAGTCCGGATGTGGTGACATATAATACAATGATCACTACAGCTTGTGAGCATTCACAAGAGGAGAATGCTCTACAGCTGCTACGAGAAATGGAGAAGAGTGGGTGCAAGCCGGATCTAAGGACTTATGCTCCTTTGTTGAAGATGTGCTGcagaaagaaaagaatgaagGTGCTTTCCTTCTTGTTAAACCACATGTTTGAAAGTGACGTCAGTCTTGAGCTTGGAACCTATTCCCTTTTGGTTCATGGGTTGTGTAAGAGTGGGAAGCTCGAACATGCTTGCGTGTTTTACGAGGCAATGGTGTTGAGAGGATTTGTTCCAACGGATTTTACGTCAGAGATGCTGAGAAAAGAACTTGAGAAGATGGGTATGGAAAAGGCGAAGGCGAGGATTGGTGAATTGATCTTACAAGCAGGATCACAAAGAAGAATGTAA